ggtctagTAATGCTTCGCCTCTGGCCGATCTGTCCGATACCCGGAGCAGGATGTTATCATCAACAGGCTGCAGcagtctcctggattgcttgcagctcaccttgctcttttccctgcatatagctgggtggttgaaatcctccTTCCGGAGGAGAGCTTGGAGCATGACGGCCCTTGTAGCTGAAGCCAGGCGGCCTCATCAGCGGGCCGGGGTAGCGCTCTTCACCTCTGTCAGTACGGCGGTGGACGCACCGGCGAGGGCCGAGACCTGTGCCCCTTCGGGGGAATCCCCGGGGGCGTCTGGTGCATCCACTCGGGCAGATATGGCAAGAAAGGAGACTTTGGTTCAGGCTGTTGGTTGTACCGAGTGCCCCGAACCTTCTCCTAGTGACGCGGCAAGCAGCTGCGCCGGATGCGTGCTGGTGGATGATCGTTTAGGACAGGTGGCTGAGCTGCAAGAAGCAGTTCAATAGCCGCGTAGTATCAGAGGTGAGGAGAGAGAGATTGACAGGTTGTTTATTAACGATGTTCCAGTAAGGAGGCAGTACTGAGGAGGCACCCCGGTCCCCAGTGACGCACCAAGCAGGGCTCCGCTTCGGTCCCCGCTCTCCGGCCTCACGACCACAAGCAGCTACGGAGCTCTTGCGGCTACAGACGGCTGTGGTCTCTGTGAAGAAACCGGAGTTCAGCCGTCACCCAGGGGGGTTCTGGGGCCTGGGGACACCCATCCCCTTCTTGGGCCCCCCCCGGTGTgtggggaggtgctggtggGGCGGCGCTGCggcaggcacagggctgggatgggCAGATGGAGAGAGACACGGTGTGCTGCGGGGGTGTCCCGCTGCGCCCCCACCTCACCCTGAAGGAGAATAGGATCCCCGATGGCAACACTGAGCTGTGCAGCCTTTCTCCAGACTTCCCAGGATGCCCCCACACCTGCTCAAAACCCTCCCAAAATGCCCAGAACACTCCGCGACCCCCTGAAAAATCCCCAGGGGCCCATCCCTCCAACACTCCCCAAGGCCCTTAAGCTGGCCACAATGTTTCCCAGGCCCCCAAACCTCACCCAGGACGCCCAAACTGCACCCATCTCCCCAAAAACTCCCAGCCCACTTCTTTTCCAGCTCCACAGAGACACCTCCCCAGCCCGGAGCCACGGCAGCCCTGCGGGGGCACCCCCCAGTTTGAATTACAGTTGTGCTTTTGCACCgtaataaaaatgtaacaatCTTGTAGAGGCTTCAGAACAATCACTCTACTGTCATATTCACAGGAAAGGCGCAGAACAGACACATGGTGTGCCAAGCGCAAGGGTTTGCCTTGATTTATTCAGAGGCGAGCGAGcgagagaggagaaagaaaagagaaggggaaagggaaaagagaaggggaaggggaaggggaagagaggcaacctaaacctcccctgcctcagtttaaaaccctTCCCCCAAAACCATTGCCCATGAGGGTGGACAGCAATGGGACAATATTGCTGTCCATCCTCGTATACAGTCTTCACTCATTCCGGCCCAGACGGCCCAGGAGTCTCACACCCACGCTCCACAGAAACTGTTGGCAAAGCTGTCCCGGTTTCCTAGCACAGCTGTTGGTTCCGCCACACCGCAGGGCGCTGTGCAATACCCCCTTCCAGTGCTGCGAGGGAGCCCAGCGAGCTTGTGGCTCTTGGCAGAGCCCGTTTCTGCATCCCTTCCCCTGCTGGGAGCCATCTGCACGGCTCTCACACACCCCACACTCCCCAGGTGCTGTCCTCATTCAGCTGAGAAGCCTCACCTATAGCTTGGGAGGAGTGGGACATCACCGAGCCATTCCTGTCCTGGGTTCAAGGGCAGAGCACACCATCACCACACTGACACCTCCCCGTTTTATCTTAGCTAAGTACTGCTTGGttgcttctctcctccaggctggggGTAATTTGGGTAAGGCATTCCATACAGGAGAACCCTACGTCTTCCCTGGGTGTTGCCCCAATTTGGGCCAGGGCCAATGGTGGCAATCTGACCGAAGGTAGGCGCGTTTCCATCGCTGCTTTCAGAAGAGGTTTCGTTACTCTCCCACTGTCATGGTTTGTTCGCAGGAATTCCCTATCAGAACATCATGCAGTACGCTGTCAGAACTGGGGCTGCTGCCGGGAAGCTGCAGTTCCTGGGGTCGATAGGTGGGAACTACTGTTCCCAGCAGCCTTGCTCATCTCCACACGGtttctgggaggaaaggaggTGATGGAAGCACGGCCCTTCTGGCCGCACTGCCACTCTGCAGCCTAGTTAGGAGGACatctctctcccctttctttgATCTACTACCCTTGATTCCTTTTATATTGCGTTCTCTCCCATTCCTTTACTCACCGTAAGTGCTTCAAAGATGACACGATTCAGAGTCCGTTATATTTCCACAGATAGCACATATTCCTCAATTACCTGTGAGACAATTAACACATGAACACCTGTTGTCAAACCACAAGTCCGAGATCCCCTGGAGAGCAATAATCAGCCGAGGTGCGGCGAGGGACGAGGCCACACACCCATCTGGTTCCTAGTAGTCGagccatttaataactgcacGCAGCCGTTTGTACAGAGCGGTACAGATAACATGCTAAGTACGACAAGGCACggttctcataacttgcagttgcttgcagcttgtctcacggcacctggcacagcggtcTCTATCGCAGCTCCGCATTCCTTCCGCCTACTCCCGtcgttgttctgtgtgagacagtgatccgtagcagctgttttgctcgcactgacccagggggagataaacctgacctccctgggtcagccgGCCGTCCACAAACACCGACCTCAGACAGTGATTTATGAAGTTCCCAGTCTTCTATTCCATGGTCTCTTCTACTGCTTGGCGTCCTTTTAGCGTCACGACAGTCCAACCAACAGTCTTTTTCTTCATCCAGTGGTCTTCCTCGCTTGCCCTCCGGATGAACTCCAGTTTTGTCCTTAATTTCCCAGACGTGGTGGGGCACCACGTCAAAGGTTTAGCAGAATTCCAGGTGGACAACATCAGCTACTTGGCCGCTTCCGACCGATGCGTCTCAGAAGCCCACCAGGTGGGGCAGGCTgctctgcccttggtgaagctgtgctggctgcctgggATCACCTCCTCACCTCCCATGTCCCGTGATCTTCCCAAGACAGTCGCACCCAAACCCCAAGTGCGACCCATCCACGCGGGCAGCCATTCACCGGCAGCAGAAGGATTGGCAGGAAAGGCCTCAGGCGTCCTGGTGAGCAGCACTTTGCCCAGGAGTCTGCAGGATGCCCTTGCAGAGACCCAGGGCTGTATTAGCAACAGCGCAGCCAGCAAGGGTGGGTGAAGTGGTCATTTGGCTCTGCTCAGCACGAGAACGTCACATCCCAGTAGCGCTGAGAGCAGCGTGGCCGGGGGGCCCCGTTTCGGTCTCCAGATCAATGGATATGGCTGAACCGAGCTGGTGCTTCCTTCCTACTCTCTGTACCGGATGGGATCTACAGCCTTGGCTCAtaagagagaagcagcaatgTATTTATTGATGCAGTATAGTGATTTAACAACGTTTATAGAGATTTAACAAAGGATTTGAGATGTCAAGGTGCGCTCGACCATTCACTGCATAAAGGATAGGCTTGAACACATGCTACCAGGAGACTTTCCTGTTCAGTCACGAGGTCCGGAGCAGACCCTCTTGCTTCCTCCATTCCTTGTTAGCGGAATCTAATCGGTCCCAGATTGGGTTGATGTCGGTGACCCTTCCGTTGGGTCACGGTGCTCAGAGCGGACCCCCCTGGTTCCTGCACCCCTTAACTGTGGAGGCCAGGAACCCCGTGTCGGTCAGTGGTTTCTGTCTGAGGGATGATGTGCTCACAATCAGTCTAAGACATAACCTTAGCAAAGACAACACAGGTCAACAGTTAGTCACTTACTGAGGATCCATTTTGGCAGAGCCTCTTAACATCAAGGCACAAGAGATCACTGCAGCAAGCGTAAGGAAACACTGCACAGACTGCTATCCGCTGCTGCTCTTTCCTGTGGGCACGAACAGAAGCGGAAGACAGAACACGGGCAGGATCAAAGACCACAAAGCCCTGTGAGCACAACTGGAAAACGTTAGAGCCCACGTTATCTTCTCAGTTTTGCcagctgaaagaaagagagaagccTGAAATAGGTGCGTGATGCGTGTAATCTCCTGGCTGCGTGGCTGGTGTCAGCGTGAGGGTTTTGGTTTCTACAACAAGGGGACTTTTTGTGAAGATGAGAACCTGCCAGGGAGGGGTGGGATTCTCCTGTCCAGGAGAGGCCGGACAATCCGTGGCAGCAGGCTGGCCAGCCCAGCACGGCAGGCTTTAAACTGGAGGATGTGGGGGACAGCGTCCATAAGGGCAATGCCATTATGAGCAGAGGCAGTGGAGTTGCTCTGTATGTGAGAGAACAACAGGGATGTATCGAGCAGCGTACTGCAGGGAACTGCACTGAGGGATTTGGACGGGGGgagctccagaggtcccttccagcccctgtgaTTCTGGGATTGTGTGATCAAgaattcctgcagcagctgtaacCTTGAGAGGCTCCCCCACTCGAGGGGAGATCCAGCCATACGTTCCACTTTGGTACAGGAGAGCGGGAGGGCTCTGGGCTGTTTCCTGATTATAGGGGTGAGATGACGGCTCGTAGTCATAGCGGATCGTGACTGTAGTTTTGAGCTTGATGTTAGGCCCCCCGGAACCTCGCTTAAATCAGACAGCGTTCAGCACTGCCGTTAGTCTGCTGCTGGCCCAGCTCCTGCGGAGCGCAGCTCCGGTTTCTCCATCAGCTGGGCTGGAAACAGCCGGGATTGTGCTCACCCCTGCCGGAGAAAGGCTGACGGCGCAACAGTCAGactgggaggagaagggggagcGGGGAAAGCGCACCGTCATTCTCGCCTCTCGCTTTTGGCTGTATGGTACTGCATTCCCTTTTTGAAAGATCCACACCTTGAAACCCACCTCCCTTCCTTAAGTGCAAGTTTTGTCTTTAATTCCCCATTTGTTTCGTCAAAAAAATTCCCCTCTGATTTCTTACTGGAACAGGAGCCTCAGGTCTGCTCCTGGCTAAAAGCTGGCAGCAGATGAAGGGCGTTGTCGTGTCTGTGCTGGTTCTGAAAGCAGTTCTATTCTGCAGGAtgagcacaggctgcagcagccgCATGTTCTCTCCGCCTGGGCGCGGAGCAGCGTAGGTTGGGTTAGCTGGCAATGAATGAGATTTTTCTGCCAAAGTCTGAACCCTCAGGGCAGGGAGAGAACGAGTCATTGCTGGGTCAGGAAAACCAAAACGTTTATACGGTCTTGTTCCAGTGATGGCCCTAGAAACCCACCGCAGGTGACGGGCCACAGACAAAGCAGCGACCGTTGCTAATTTCCAGGAAAAGAGCAAAGGGAAACAGCTATTGGTATAGAGGAACAGCCCCACTCACACCCAGAACCCCAGGCAGCAACGAGcgctgcagcagagccctggtCTGGCTGCATCCAGTGAGGAAGGGACGCTATGTGTACGGAGCTGGTCTGATGAGGATGAGGGAGGAGTTGCAGTCCccttggcacaggctgccccaCGTCATGCCGCCCTTGAAATTCAGCCGCACGGAATAACACGCTGAGTACCACCACCCGCCCCCCGAGCGGGATGCACAGTTCTTCCTTGAAGTGTCCTGATCCCGATCCTTTGTGGAGAACTTCATGTTGTTGTGCATGTTACTGGGATTGTCCGAGTCCATGGCATCCCCCGCTGTCCCTGAGTAGGAGCCCAGCCGCAGCCGGTAGCCCTGGGACTCGTTGTCCACACTGAAGAGGTTGTACTCTGCGAACCTGATGTTGTTGGAGGCATCCTGGATGACAAACCTGACCCCGGTACACCTTCTGCTTGGCGATCTGGTGGATGTACTCGGTGCCCAGCCAGTAGTCGCTGTGCACGTTCCCAAAGCCGTACTTGTAGGTGCTCCAGGACTCGGCCCAGGTGATGTCTGTGTTGTAGCGGTTCCTCTGGATGACCGTCCAGCCCCCACCTGTCACGTTCATCTCACAGTACACCACGATGGGGTGGAGCCCTGAGGGCTGGATGACGTAGACGCCActggggctgcctgcagagaTCTCACTGCAGTCCTTGGGCCAACCTGTGGCAGAAAACAGGTGGTTGTTACATCTCACCTGACACAAGGAGACGCTGAGAGCACTCCTTGGTTGGCCCAGACCAAGGAATGGCAATGGGGTTGGTGAGAGCACCGCGATGCCCATGGAATGCTCCTTACTGTCTTTCTTCAGAGTGTTTGTCCAAGTGCTGGAGAAGGTCTTCTTGGAGGTGTTCTGGGCTTGTGCAGGCACAGAGAGGCCTGGGGCGGCCAAGACCAGCACGCTAGCAAGGAGTGGAAGGCACTGGGTTactagaaaagggaaaagatgtAAAAACGTTGAGACGTGAGGTGGGAAACCCCCCGGCTCCAGCACTCACACGTGAGACGCAGGAACACACAACGTACGCTGCGCTCTGTGCCAGACGGGGAGCCGAAGGCCTCCGCTCCTCTGCCCAAGGGGTGAGCAGCTTGCCCTTTCCCCGTCCCCAAAGCCACGCACGAGGCAGGGTCAGGTGGAGCACAGCACCGACAGCCCACCGAGCCGAGTTCTCGCAGGAAAACATTCCTGGCTCCAAAGCAGGACTCGGCTGGGGTCACCAGCAGGGCGGGCACGGAGGGGTGGAGGGGAGTCCGGCCCTCTGCATGCACTGATGCCCCCGGTCCCCATCGGgggcagtgctcagagcctctCCCGGCGCCCTGCAAggagccctccccagccccgcACTCAcccatggctgcagcacagggctcccTCTGACGCGCAGAGCTGTGGGGCCGCAGCGGGAGAGGCACTTGTAGGGCCCTCTGCAGTGGGTGGGGTGAGCGCGCCTGACCCACACAGCCTCCTTTCTCCTGGGGGTGGGAATCAAAGCGGGTTCCCTTCTGGCCCGCAGAAAACATGGCCTGAGAAGAAAGTGACCGTGgtgcctggcacagctgcaaagaaaacaacGCCTGTGCCAGCAAGAGTGCTTGCAATGCTCTCTGCCGTGAGTGCTCCGCTCCTTGGGTGAAATTCCCACTGGGAACGGCGTAGCTGGGAGCTCTGAAGAGCGCTGCTTTTGAACAAACACTTGGATGCCAGTCATCCAGCGGGGAGAGCAAACACTGGGGACTGGAGAGACCTTGAGTGGTCGCGGTGAGAATGGAGGGCATCCGAGGTGCTAGGAACTGGACGAATCCACGGGTGGATGGGGTGGGTCACGGGGATCTGAGAGCGCTTAGAAGGCAACAGAGGGGATTGGAGAGTACATAGAGGGGGTATGGTTTGGGTGTGAGGAATGGCAGGGGCTGGGGTGTGCGTGGAGGGCGGCAGAGGAGATCGGGGCATGCATGGATGGGAACTGCGGTGTTGCAGAGCGTGGGCTGGGGGCAGAGAGGGGCTGTggtttccctcctcctttcccccttctctttgctttccccCAGATTTTGGATGCTGCTCGCAGGTGCCGCGGTCAGTCAAAGCTGATGGGGAGTGGCCGCGCAGTGACACCCGccagcccccccagcagctgtgggtgcATCCCTCAGCGCCCAGGAACTTGTCCGCATCCAGCTTGCCCCAGCGTTCCCCGACCCGATCCTTTCCACCAAGGATGAATCTCCCTTGCTCAAGTCTTTCCCGGCAAGCGCACGTTTTCGCTGCTCTTTAAACTGCAGGAATCCTTCTCACCGTGGATCTCCTATTGAACCGAGCTCCTTgtgaagcagcactgccccagAGTGCCCATCCGGGAGGGCGCTTGGGGCGGCTCCGAGGTGGGGACAGGTTGTGATGAGGACAAGGAGTCCAGGCACATATCAAATGAGTTTAGGAttccagctcctgcacttcaAGGATATCTACGTGCCTTTGCACAAGTGCTTCTCAGCGCAGAGAGATCTCAGTGCGGAGGACGAGATGCGACTCGTTCACTTGCTTGCTCCGTTTGGGAACAGCCGCAGTGCATTAAGCTCCGTGGCAGCGGCAGTGCGGGTGTGTCGGTGCAGCCCTGTGCCGGGCCGCTCTGTGCTCTCAGAGCACATCACTGCTGcgctgctgcctctgtgcccGAGCAGCGAGTTGGGACGACAGGCGCTCCCTGGCTGCGTCGGACCCTCTGGCACACAGCTCTCCCGGGGCCGCGCGCACAGTGGCTCCTGCCTCTGTGGGGTTGAGTCATCCCCTCCTGTCCCATACCTtctctctcccagaaatagCTAAGACATTATGATTATAATTTGTAACAGAAGCAAAGGCAAATTCTCCCCCACTCCATACGGGCAAAGAGTCAGGGGAAGGCCCCGGGAGTCCCCATTACACCCAGCGGACAACGCACGATGAGCAACTGCTGATGTTTTGGCCCTCGGGGAAAGAGCCTGGTGAAAGTCCACAGGAGTCCACACTCCCTTTGAGGCCCTGGTGTCCAGGTCCATGGGGTGCCCGGGAGTCACGGGGGTCTGGGAGGCTCCGGAGATTTTCGGCAGCATCGCCAGGAGGCCCTGGGAGGAGGTAAGAAGGATGGAGAGAGAgtaggagagggaaggggaccTCATATCCCCATCTGttggaggagagggaagagggccgtggggcagctgtgggtcctGGGAGCAACCGAAGGATCTAGGGGTGAACGCACGGGGGGCACCGGGGGTCGTGGGGGCAACTGAGTCACCTGCACGTAAGCAGGGTCCCAAAGGGACTACGGCGATTCTGGGGAAAGTGAGGGAAAGTGACAGGGTCTCAGGGGCAGTTAAGGAGGCTGGGGGAAGCAGGGTGCTGTGGAGAGGTCCTGGGTGTGAGTGAGGAGCCCCAGTGTGGTCAGAGGGCAAAGGGAGTCCCAGGGGAAAATAAGAGCTCTGTCAGGTGGAGGGTCACAGCAGTCTGTGCTGTGGGGGACGTCTGGTCCCCTCACGTCCGTAGGAATTCCTGAGGCGCTGGGACTTCAGGGGGATTTGGGAACCCGACGCAGGTCTGTGAGGGACCCCAGCCGCGGGAACGGTGAGTGCAGCACACCAGCAGCacttacagcagcagcagcagcagcagcacgagccCCGCGACGCCAAGgaccagccccagctgcagggatgtgGTGAGGTGCAGGGGGGCCCTGCCCTGGGGCCAgcgcagcacagctctgaaccGGGCCTGGAGCTCCTGCTCAGCCTCCACGCTTCCCCCCGACACTGCAGGGACCCAGGCGGGCACGTGGGGAACTCCCGCCAGGAGCCACgtgcccctgcagcccctgctctggCACAGACCCGGTGGCCCCCAGAGCCCCCACACGCCCCATAGCCCCACGAGGACCTGGGGTCAGGGAAcacctgctctg
The DNA window shown above is from Gallus gallus isolate bGalGal1 chromosome 19, bGalGal1.mat.broiler.GRCg7b, whole genome shotgun sequence and carries:
- the LOC112529952 gene encoding LOW QUALITY PROTEIN: techylectin-5A-like isoform X1 (The sequence of the model RefSeq protein was modified relative to this genomic sequence to represent the inferred CDS: deleted 1 base in 1 codon), which translates into the protein MPSILTATTQGLSSPQCLLSPLDDWHPSVCSKAALFRAPSYAVPSGNFTQGAEHSRQRALQALLLAQALFSLQLCQAPRSLSSQAMFSAGQKGTRFDSHPQEKGGCVGQARSPHPLQRALQVPLPLRPHSSARQREPCAAAMVTQCLPLLASVLVLAAPGLSVPAQAQNTSKKTFSSTWTNTLKKDSWPKDCSEISAGSPSGVYVIQPSGLHPIVVYCEMNVTGGGWTVIQRNRYNTDITWAESWSTYKYGFGNVHSDYWLGTEYIHQIAKQKVYRVRFVIQDASNNIRFAEYNLFSVDNESQGYRLRLGSYSGTAGDAMDSDNPSNMHNNMKFSTKDRDQDTSRKNCASRSGGGWWYSACYSVRLNFKGGMTWGSLCQGDCNSSLILIRPAPYT